The following proteins come from a genomic window of Sander vitreus isolate 19-12246 chromosome 14, sanVit1, whole genome shotgun sequence:
- the lsm10 gene encoding U7 snRNA-associated Sm-like protein LSm10: MESEGTESPLSGLVPVAEVFNSIRERTIAENSMVVLLQGLQGEVTTVDLRNESTARGRVVNVDAFMNVRLEDVLYRDRRGKLTRMQDLFITGRNVRYVHIPDHMDIMKTIQSQLAKIHRVRNFASHGGGRKEYSKKK; this comes from the coding sequence ATGGAGTCTGAGGGGACTGAATCCCCACTGTCGGGCCTGGTGCCTGTAGCTGAAGTCTTCAACTCCATCCGGGAGCGCACAATCGCAGAGAACAGCATGGTGGTCCTGCTGCAGGGCCTGCAGGGAGAGGTGACCACGGTGGACCTGAGAAACGAGAGCACGGCGCGGGGCCGCGTGGTCAACGTGGACGCATTCATGAACGTACGTCTGGAGGATGTACTGTACCGGGACAGACGGGGTAAGCTCACCCGGATGCAGGACCTGTTTATCACGGGCAGGAACGTCCGCTATGTCCACATCCCAGACCACATGGACATAATGAAGACCATACAGAGCCAGCTGGCCAAGATCCACCGCGTCCGCAACTTTGCCAGTCATGGAGGAGGCAGAAAAGAGTACTccaagaaaaaataa